The Mercurialis annua linkage group LG2, ddMerAnnu1.2, whole genome shotgun sequence genome contains a region encoding:
- the LOC126668283 gene encoding uncharacterized protein LOC126668283: MEAQGHGDRVSQRENVGQQGRNVEDEADSRGSTDHELESEARAHVVNQPVPPVPPVVPILQLDPAILAQTIIATLQAQGTRRKPGDIIEHAKKCGAFDFHGSIDSKEADRWLRATDKSFNTLELTDVQKVSNVYGLLHDTTDAWFARIRLLLGDQLTWEIFKTEFRREYLTDAYNAERQNEFIALKQGSMTVREYIDKFEELYKFASEIFPTEAQKCYRFKEGLQTVLKNELSLYEGTQFRGWVEKAIEKEKLREELEQESKQKASVWTGKQGGFNKGTSSFQQRKSDIGGSRGNRIPWSWSGSQRPQSHDSNFSARQLASSVGSVASKKRSITCFECGGMGHIRRDCPSMAQFSSGRGRGFQGTANRGGRTSGFDRGSGRGSGFNANKEGGASTSAQPMQGTQTNKPAIQPRVFALTQQEAAASPDVISGRLTIFGRDAYVLIDPGATHSFIVSSFISCIPRDKSVMNHALVVDLPVGQSVVCQHVYKDCEIQIKDHKFEVDLVPLALQMFDVILGMDVLSKYKAIVDCYRKRVHFQLPEHGEVVFKGEKSSEHYGMVSSLTARRMLKKGREAYLAYVIDTKKEGVKLENIPVVNEFADVFPDDLLGLPPDREIEFSVDLQPGTNPISQAPLH, translated from the exons ATGGAAGCTCAAGGTCATGGAGATAGGGTTTCTCAACGTGAGAATGTTGGCCAACAGGGTAGGAATGTAGAGGATGAAGCAGATTCTAGGGGTAGTACTGATCATGAATTAGAGTCTGAGGCTAGGGCTCATGTAGTTAATCAACCAGTACCTCCTGTACCCCCAGTTGTACCTATCCTACAGCTAGATCCTGCTATCTTAGCACAAACCATCATTGCTACTCTACAAGCTCAAGGCACAAGAAGAAAACCTGGGGATATCATTGAACATGCTAAAAAGTGTGGAGCATTTGATTTTCATGGCTCCATTGATTCCAAAGAAGCAGATAGATGGCTTAGAGCTACAGATAAGTCATTTAATACTTTAGAGTTGACAGATGTGCAGAAGGTCAGTAATGTTTATGGCTTGCTACATGATACAACAGATGCATGGTTTGCTAGGATCAGATTGCTATTAGGAGATCAGTTGACCTGGGAGATATTCAAGACTGAGTTTCGCAGGGAGTATTTAACTGACGCATACAATGCAGAAAGGCAGAATGAGTTTATTGCTCTAAAGCAGGGTTCAATGACAGTGCGGGAATACATCGATAAATTTGAAGAACTTTACAAGTTTGCATCAGAAATCTTTCCTACAGAAGCTCAAAAATGTTACAGATTCAAAGAGGGGCTGCAAACTGTTTTGAAGAATGAACTATCATTGTATGAGGGAACACAGTTTAGAGGCTGGGTAGAGAAGGcgatagaaaaagaaaagctgAGAGAAGAGCTTGAACAAGAGAGTAAACAAAAAGCTTCTGTTTGGACTGGAAAACAAGGGGGATTTAACAAGGGAACTAGCTCATTTCAACAAAGAAaatcagacattggaggatctAGAGGTAACAGAATACCCTGGTCTTGGTCTGGTTCACAGAGACCTCAGTCACATGATAGCAATTTCTCAGCGAGACAACTAGCATCTAGTGTTGGCAGTGTGGCTAGCAAGAAGAGATCTATAACTTGCTTTGAATGTGGTGGCATGGGACATATTAGGAGGGATTGTCCTAGTATGGCACAGTTTAGCTCAGGTCGTGGCAGAGGTTTCCAAGGTACTGCAAATAGAGGTGGTCGAACGTCAGGCTTTGATAGAGGTTCAGGTCGAGGTTCTGGCTTTAATGCGAATAAGGAAGGCGGAGCCTCAACTTCAGCACAACCTATGCAAGGTACCCAAACTAATAAACCTGCTATACAAcctagagtgtttgctttgactcAACAGGAGGCAGCGGCTTCTCCAGATGTTATTTCTGGTAGGTTAACTATCTTTGGTAGGGATGCTTATGTTTTAATTGACCCTGGTGCAACACATTCTTTCATTGTGTCATCATTCATATCATGCATACCTCGAGATAAGAGTGTGATGAACCATGCTTTAGTGGTAGATTTGCCAGTGGGTCAGTCAGTAGTTTGTCAGCATGTTTATAAAGATTGTGAGATACAGATTAAGGATCATAAGTTTGAGGTAGATTTAGTTCCTTTAGCACTTCAGATGTTTGATGTTATACTTGGTATGGATGTTTTATCCAAATACAAAGCAATTGTTGACTGTTATAGAAAGAGGGTGCATTTTCAATTACCAGAACATGGTGAAGTTGTATTCAAAGGTGAGAAAAGTTCAGAACACTATGGAATGGTATCATCTTTAACTGCTAGAAGAATGTTGAAGAAGGGTCGTGAAGCATACTTGGCATATGTTATAGATACAAAAAAAGAAGGGGTAAAACTTGAAAATATTCCTGTTGTGAATGAATTTGCTGATGTATTTCCTGATGATCTACTAGGCTTACCACCAGATAGAGAGATTGAATTTAGTGTTGATTTGCAACCAGGCACTAACCCTATTTCTCAAGCTCC GTTACATTAG